A window of the Astyanax mexicanus isolate ESR-SI-001 chromosome 22, AstMex3_surface, whole genome shotgun sequence genome harbors these coding sequences:
- the ankdd1b gene encoding ankyrin repeat and death domain-containing protein 1B isoform X2: protein MGEKVLALKDRIMKHPMLKKENLNPKTWMKSEHVKGFTDFILQKEPEVDDSFDNEEMLLEIEKQYMEAAKRNDVETMKLLGRGVNVNAKNVHNRTALHYAVAFRSVEAVDVLLKRRAKLDLQDKHGVTAIHLAAWFGSLEILKLLVQGGADQRIENSNGMNMMHCAAVNDHTEIVEYIVDDLQMRELDKEDNHGNRPYAVAAEHGCVKLLQMLMEEPYNMSTMEENQNGDTPLHLAAKNGQLEAVQLLLDNFEIRNETNHAGETALYLAAVGNHDECVLALLESDCDPNIFTLNRISPLHAVSEKGFVAVVKHLVDNGADMNLHNQHLQTPLHLAVKNSYLPVLHTLLVSGCDTDITDHLGQTALHSAAELGKVDVVEMVLKAGVNMEIKDRGKTALGVAARADIVIIVDMIIKAERYFSWLRSNPGANETLHDEFPLTFKLDHRSETKQVRGVMWKLAYSLLKKNEWKKLAEHWGFTEQQVAAIEEQWTGPNSYQEHGNRMLLIWLHGVTMTQQSPGRELYQALIAVGNTKLAEKIRMEGEELTENNKKCAIS from the exons ATGGGGGAGAAGGTTCTAGCTCTGAAAGACAGGATCATGAAGCATCCCAtgctgaaaaaagaaaatctcaaCCCCAAAACATGGATGAAGTCAGAACACGTCAAAGGCTTCACAGATTTCATCCTCCAGAAAGAGCCGGAGGTGGACGACAGTTTTGATAATGAAGAGATGT TGCTAGAGATCGAGAAACAGTACATGGAGGCAGCGAAGAGAAACGACGTGGAGACCATGAAGCTGTTAGGAAGGGGTGTTAACGTTAATGCTAAGAACGTG CACAATCGTACTGCGCTTCATTATGCAGTGGCCTTCAGAAGCGTAGAGGCAGTTGATGTCCTCCTTAAGAGAAGAGCCAAGCTAGACCTACAGGACAAG CATGGAGTGACGGCGATTCACCTGGCAGCGTGGTTCGGCAGTCTGGAAATCCTGAAGTTACTCGTACAAGGTGGGGCTGATCAGAGGATTGAAAATTCG AATGGGATGAACATGATGCACTGTGCTGCCGTTAATGATCACACTGAAATTGTGGAGTATATAGTGGATGATCTACAGATGAGAGAACTTGACAAGGAAGACAAT CATGGCAATCGGCCTTACGCCGTGGCAGCAGAGCACGGCTGTGTGAAATTACTGCAGATGCTGATGGAAGAGCCTTACAACATGTCCACCATGGAAGAAAACCAG AATGGTGACACACCTTTGCACCTCGCTGCTAAGAATGGTCAGCTAGAGGCTGTGCAGCTGCTGCTGGATAACTTTGAGATCCGTAATGAAACCAATCAC GCTGGAGAGACAGCGCTGTATTTAGCTGCCGTTGGGAATCATGACGAGTGTGTTCTGGCTCTGCTGGAATCAGACTGTGACCCAAACATCTTCACTTTA AACAGGATCAGTCCTCTGCATGCTGTGAGTGAAAAGGGCTTCGTAGCCGTGGTGAAGCACCTTGTGGATAATGGAGCGGATATGAATTTACATAACCAG CATTTACAAACACCATTGCACCTGGCAGTGAAGAACTCCTATCTTCCAGTGTTACACACACTGCTGGTGTCTGGCTGTGACACGGACATCACTGATcat CTGGGTCAGACAGCTCTTCACTCTGCAGCAGAGCTGGGGAAGGTGGATGTGGTGGAGATGGTCCTCAAAGCTGGAGTGAACATGGAGATCAAAGACAGG GGGAAAACAGCACTGGGAGTGGCAGCCAGAGCTGACATAGTGATTATTGTAGACATGATCATCAAAGCTGAAAGATATTTCAGCTGGTTAAGA TCCAATCCAGGAGCTAACGAGACCCTTCATGATGAATTTCCGCTGACATTCAAACTGGACCACCGTAGTGAGACTAAGCAGGTCCGGGGCGTCATGTGGAAGCTGGCGTATAGCCTGCTGAAGAAGAACGAGTGGAAGAAGCTCGCCGAGCACTGGGGCTTCACTGAGCAGCAGGTTGCTGCCATCGAGGAGCAGTGGACAG GTCCTAACAGTTACCAGGAGCATGGAAACCGGATGTTACTGATCTGGCTCCACGGAGTGACCATGACACAGCAGAGCCCAGGCAGAGAGCTCTACCAGGCACTGATAGCTGTGGGGAATACCAAACTGGCAG aaaaaataagAATGGAGGGAGAAGAATTAACGGAAAATAACAAGAAATGTGCGATTTCATGA
- the ankdd1b gene encoding ankyrin repeat and death domain-containing protein 1B isoform X1, translating to MGEKVLALKDRIMKHPMLKKENLNPKTWMKSEHVKGFTDFILQKEPEVDDSFDNEEMLLEIEKQYMEAAKRNDVETMKLLGRGVNVNAKNVHNRTALHYAVAFRSVEAVDVLLKRRAKLDLQDKHGVTAIHLAAWFGSLEILKLLVQGGADQRIENSNGMNMMHCAAVNDHTEIVEYIVDDLQMRELDKEDNHGNRPYAVAAEHGCVKLLQMLMEEPYNMSTMEENQNGDTPLHLAAKNGQLEAVQLLLDNFEIRNETNHAGETALYLAAVGNHDECVLALLESDCDPNIFTLNRISPLHAVSEKGFVAVVKHLVDNGADMNLHNQHLQTPLHLAVKNSYLPVLHTLLVSGCDTDITDHLGQTALHSAAELGKVDVVEMVLKAGVNMEIKDRQGKTALGVAARADIVIIVDMIIKAERYFSWLRSNPGANETLHDEFPLTFKLDHRSETKQVRGVMWKLAYSLLKKNEWKKLAEHWGFTEQQVAAIEEQWTGPNSYQEHGNRMLLIWLHGVTMTQQSPGRELYQALIAVGNTKLAEKIRMEGEELTENNKKCAIS from the exons ATGGGGGAGAAGGTTCTAGCTCTGAAAGACAGGATCATGAAGCATCCCAtgctgaaaaaagaaaatctcaaCCCCAAAACATGGATGAAGTCAGAACACGTCAAAGGCTTCACAGATTTCATCCTCCAGAAAGAGCCGGAGGTGGACGACAGTTTTGATAATGAAGAGATGT TGCTAGAGATCGAGAAACAGTACATGGAGGCAGCGAAGAGAAACGACGTGGAGACCATGAAGCTGTTAGGAAGGGGTGTTAACGTTAATGCTAAGAACGTG CACAATCGTACTGCGCTTCATTATGCAGTGGCCTTCAGAAGCGTAGAGGCAGTTGATGTCCTCCTTAAGAGAAGAGCCAAGCTAGACCTACAGGACAAG CATGGAGTGACGGCGATTCACCTGGCAGCGTGGTTCGGCAGTCTGGAAATCCTGAAGTTACTCGTACAAGGTGGGGCTGATCAGAGGATTGAAAATTCG AATGGGATGAACATGATGCACTGTGCTGCCGTTAATGATCACACTGAAATTGTGGAGTATATAGTGGATGATCTACAGATGAGAGAACTTGACAAGGAAGACAAT CATGGCAATCGGCCTTACGCCGTGGCAGCAGAGCACGGCTGTGTGAAATTACTGCAGATGCTGATGGAAGAGCCTTACAACATGTCCACCATGGAAGAAAACCAG AATGGTGACACACCTTTGCACCTCGCTGCTAAGAATGGTCAGCTAGAGGCTGTGCAGCTGCTGCTGGATAACTTTGAGATCCGTAATGAAACCAATCAC GCTGGAGAGACAGCGCTGTATTTAGCTGCCGTTGGGAATCATGACGAGTGTGTTCTGGCTCTGCTGGAATCAGACTGTGACCCAAACATCTTCACTTTA AACAGGATCAGTCCTCTGCATGCTGTGAGTGAAAAGGGCTTCGTAGCCGTGGTGAAGCACCTTGTGGATAATGGAGCGGATATGAATTTACATAACCAG CATTTACAAACACCATTGCACCTGGCAGTGAAGAACTCCTATCTTCCAGTGTTACACACACTGCTGGTGTCTGGCTGTGACACGGACATCACTGATcat CTGGGTCAGACAGCTCTTCACTCTGCAGCAGAGCTGGGGAAGGTGGATGTGGTGGAGATGGTCCTCAAAGCTGGAGTGAACATGGAGATCAAAGACAGG CAGGGGAAAACAGCACTGGGAGTGGCAGCCAGAGCTGACATAGTGATTATTGTAGACATGATCATCAAAGCTGAAAGATATTTCAGCTGGTTAAGA TCCAATCCAGGAGCTAACGAGACCCTTCATGATGAATTTCCGCTGACATTCAAACTGGACCACCGTAGTGAGACTAAGCAGGTCCGGGGCGTCATGTGGAAGCTGGCGTATAGCCTGCTGAAGAAGAACGAGTGGAAGAAGCTCGCCGAGCACTGGGGCTTCACTGAGCAGCAGGTTGCTGCCATCGAGGAGCAGTGGACAG GTCCTAACAGTTACCAGGAGCATGGAAACCGGATGTTACTGATCTGGCTCCACGGAGTGACCATGACACAGCAGAGCCCAGGCAGAGAGCTCTACCAGGCACTGATAGCTGTGGGGAATACCAAACTGGCAG aaaaaataagAATGGAGGGAGAAGAATTAACGGAAAATAACAAGAAATGTGCGATTTCATGA
- the poc5 gene encoding centrosomal protein POC5 isoform X3, protein MSSDEGERHSPELPRDSDRGSSVSSELQDEYEELLRFAVVTPKYEPTLPSQLMTSTFPQRSVQGSGLINTLRLQEHTGTAENGRGSAAGREVILPRAASQLGGSRPQSQNSEEEVASRSEGESERHSGSDRSDRSGPSSPGPVITSLTEMFISEENLNRMENILDIWSNNLKSNVMTELRKWKLAFVEQHRLELKKEREKHAAHIAGINAEMDGLKELLNTYQISNQRKDEVIVNLTRAVDRQRERLELMRNFTQWRIKHCAAKEEAQSSRLAEQHYHLQLKKKVWAAWHSLIERDWRERVERACQARAEDVCQQLSADYEAKMLEHMEALQKAQAEIQRLHTEKERYEESMKKAFMRGVCALNIEALSMFQTGEQGRQERDALLSGEEPSSSSMTSRPLRPTSSARLSPIPMESPVQPVPTRSNTEDIETEQFPHRPGSSTAVSWADALPSTMTVNTTVPPGGSTSSARQSTARIVTAGQQKAPKMVTARITGRSELAKTSRPPSKVHVMGVVPPMSSVVVERHHPVTQLTVGQATAAKFPRSAHQSRTGSSTKSSSSQPRGHASSAFHFHSIKVVD, encoded by the exons ATGTCCTCAGATGAAGGAGAGCGCCACAGTCCAGAGCTACCGAGGGATTCAGACAGAGGCAGCTCAGTGTCTTCTGAACTTCAA GACGAGTATGAAGAACTTCTCCGCTTTGCTGTGGTCACTCCTAAATATGAACCAACTCTTCCATCACAGCTAATGACCAGCACATTCCCCCAGAGGAGTGTCCAGGGTTCAGGTTTAATAAATACCTTAAGACTTCAGGAGCATACAG GCACTGCAGAAAATGGGAGAGGGTCTGCAGCTGGGCGTGAAGTGATCTTACCTAGAGCTGCTTCACAGTTAGGAGGATCCAGACCACAGTCTCAGAATTCTGAAG AGGAGGTGGCATCCAGGTCTGAAGGAGAGTCAGAAAGGCATTCTGGATCAGATAGATCAGACAGATCTGGGCCAAGCAGTCCAGGTCCTGTGATTACATCTCTGACTGAGATGTTTATCTCTGAGGAGAACCTGAACAGGATGGAGAACATTCTGGACATCTGGAGCAACAACTTGAAG AGTAATGTGATGACGGAGCTCCGGAAATGGAAACTGGCCTTCGTGGAGCAGCACAGGCTGGAGTTGAAGAAGGAGAGGGAAAAACATGCAGCACACATAGCAGGCATTAATGCAGAGATGGATGGCCTCAAAGAACTGCTCAACACCTACCAGATCTCCAATCAGAGGAAGGATGAG GTGATTGTGAACCTCACACGGGCGGTTGACAGGCAGCGGGAGCGTCTGGAGCTGATGAGGAACTTCACCCAGTGGAGGATCAAACACTGCGCTGCCAAGGAGGAG GCACAGAGCAGCAGGCTGGCAGAGCAGCACTACCATCTGCAGTTAAAGAAGAAGGTGTGGGCTGCCTGGCACTCGCTCATCGAGAGAGACTGGAGGGAGAGGGTGGAGCGAGCCTGTCAAGCTCGTGCTGAAGACGTCTGCCAGCAGCTGTCTGCAGACTACGAGGCTAAGATGCTGGAG CATATGGAAGCCCTGCAGAAAGCCCAGGCTGAGATCCAGAGACTGCACACAGAGAAAGAACGTTATGAAGAGTCCATGAAGAAGGCTTTCATGCGTGGTGTCTGCGCCCTCAATATCGAGGCTCTCAGCATGTTTCAGACGGGAGAACAGGGCAGACAGGAGCGCG atGCTTTACTCTCAGGGGAGGAGCCCAGCTCTAGCTCAATGACCAGTCGTCCACTTCGGCCCACGTCTTCTGCCCGCCTTAGCCCAATACCCATGGAGTCTCCGGTGCAGCCAGTCCCCACACGCAGTAATACAGAAGACATTGAAACA GAGCAATTTCCTCATCGGCCTGGCTCTAGTACTGCAGTCAGCTGGGCAGATGCACTGCCCTCCACTATGACTGTAAATACTACAGTACCACCAGGGGGCAGTACAAGCTCTGCTagacag TCCACTGCACGAATAGTAACAGCTGGTCAGCAGAAAGCCCCCAAGATGGTGACTGCACGCATAACTGGACGCTCTGAGCTAGCCAAGACAAGCCGCCCCCCCAGCAAAGTACATGTGATGGGTGTGGTCCCGCCCATGAGCTCGGTCGTTGTGGAACGACACCATCCCGTCACTCAG CTCACTGTTGGTCAGGCAACAGCGGCCAAGTTCCCTCGCTCTGCTCACCAGAGTCGGACTGGATCCAGCACAAAGAGTTCCTCCAGCCAGCCCAGAGGACACGCCTCCTCTGCATTCCACTTCCACTCCATCAAAGTAGTAGACTAA
- the poc5 gene encoding centrosomal protein POC5 isoform X2, with product MSSDEGERHSPELPRDSDRGSSVSSELQDEYEELLRFAVVTPKYEPTLPSQLMTSTFPQRSVQGSGLINTLRLQEHTGTAENGRGSAAGREVILPRAASQLGGSRPQSQNSEVEEVASRSEGESERHSGSDRSDRSGPSSPGPVITSLTEMFISEENLNRMENILDIWSNNLKSNVMTELRKWKLAFVEQHRLELKKEREKHAAHIAGINAEMDGLKELLNTYQISNQRKDEVIVNLTRAVDRQRERLELMRNFTQWRIKHCAAKEEAQSSRLAEQHYHLQLKKKVWAAWHSLIERDWRERVERACQARAEDVCQQLSADYEAKMLEHMEALQKAQAEIQRLHTEKERYEESMKKAFMRGVCALNIEALSMFQTGEQGRQERDALLSGEEPSSSSMTSRPLRPTSSARLSPIPMESPVQPVPTRSNTEDIETEQFPHRPGSSTAVSWADALPSTMTVNTTVPPGGSTSSARQSTARIVTAGQQKAPKMVTARITGRSELAKTSRPPSKVHVMGVVPPMSSVVVERHHPVTQLTVGQATAAKFPRSAHQSRTGSSTKSSSSQPRGHASSAFHFHSIKVVD from the exons ATGTCCTCAGATGAAGGAGAGCGCCACAGTCCAGAGCTACCGAGGGATTCAGACAGAGGCAGCTCAGTGTCTTCTGAACTTCAA GACGAGTATGAAGAACTTCTCCGCTTTGCTGTGGTCACTCCTAAATATGAACCAACTCTTCCATCACAGCTAATGACCAGCACATTCCCCCAGAGGAGTGTCCAGGGTTCAGGTTTAATAAATACCTTAAGACTTCAGGAGCATACAG GCACTGCAGAAAATGGGAGAGGGTCTGCAGCTGGGCGTGAAGTGATCTTACCTAGAGCTGCTTCACAGTTAGGAGGATCCAGACCACAGTCTCAGAATTCTGAAG TAGAGGAGGTGGCATCCAGGTCTGAAGGAGAGTCAGAAAGGCATTCTGGATCAGATAGATCAGACAGATCTGGGCCAAGCAGTCCAGGTCCTGTGATTACATCTCTGACTGAGATGTTTATCTCTGAGGAGAACCTGAACAGGATGGAGAACATTCTGGACATCTGGAGCAACAACTTGAAG AGTAATGTGATGACGGAGCTCCGGAAATGGAAACTGGCCTTCGTGGAGCAGCACAGGCTGGAGTTGAAGAAGGAGAGGGAAAAACATGCAGCACACATAGCAGGCATTAATGCAGAGATGGATGGCCTCAAAGAACTGCTCAACACCTACCAGATCTCCAATCAGAGGAAGGATGAG GTGATTGTGAACCTCACACGGGCGGTTGACAGGCAGCGGGAGCGTCTGGAGCTGATGAGGAACTTCACCCAGTGGAGGATCAAACACTGCGCTGCCAAGGAGGAG GCACAGAGCAGCAGGCTGGCAGAGCAGCACTACCATCTGCAGTTAAAGAAGAAGGTGTGGGCTGCCTGGCACTCGCTCATCGAGAGAGACTGGAGGGAGAGGGTGGAGCGAGCCTGTCAAGCTCGTGCTGAAGACGTCTGCCAGCAGCTGTCTGCAGACTACGAGGCTAAGATGCTGGAG CATATGGAAGCCCTGCAGAAAGCCCAGGCTGAGATCCAGAGACTGCACACAGAGAAAGAACGTTATGAAGAGTCCATGAAGAAGGCTTTCATGCGTGGTGTCTGCGCCCTCAATATCGAGGCTCTCAGCATGTTTCAGACGGGAGAACAGGGCAGACAGGAGCGCG atGCTTTACTCTCAGGGGAGGAGCCCAGCTCTAGCTCAATGACCAGTCGTCCACTTCGGCCCACGTCTTCTGCCCGCCTTAGCCCAATACCCATGGAGTCTCCGGTGCAGCCAGTCCCCACACGCAGTAATACAGAAGACATTGAAACA GAGCAATTTCCTCATCGGCCTGGCTCTAGTACTGCAGTCAGCTGGGCAGATGCACTGCCCTCCACTATGACTGTAAATACTACAGTACCACCAGGGGGCAGTACAAGCTCTGCTagacag TCCACTGCACGAATAGTAACAGCTGGTCAGCAGAAAGCCCCCAAGATGGTGACTGCACGCATAACTGGACGCTCTGAGCTAGCCAAGACAAGCCGCCCCCCCAGCAAAGTACATGTGATGGGTGTGGTCCCGCCCATGAGCTCGGTCGTTGTGGAACGACACCATCCCGTCACTCAG CTCACTGTTGGTCAGGCAACAGCGGCCAAGTTCCCTCGCTCTGCTCACCAGAGTCGGACTGGATCCAGCACAAAGAGTTCCTCCAGCCAGCCCAGAGGACACGCCTCCTCTGCATTCCACTTCCACTCCATCAAAGTAGTAGACTAA
- the poc5 gene encoding centrosomal protein POC5 isoform X1: MSSDEGERHSPELPRDSDRGSSVSSELQDEYEELLRFAVVTPKYEPTLPSQLMTSTFPQRSVQGSGLINTLRLQEHTGTAENGRGSAAGREVILPRAASQLGGSRPQSQNSEALSSVEEVASRSEGESERHSGSDRSDRSGPSSPGPVITSLTEMFISEENLNRMENILDIWSNNLKSNVMTELRKWKLAFVEQHRLELKKEREKHAAHIAGINAEMDGLKELLNTYQISNQRKDEVIVNLTRAVDRQRERLELMRNFTQWRIKHCAAKEEAQSSRLAEQHYHLQLKKKVWAAWHSLIERDWRERVERACQARAEDVCQQLSADYEAKMLEHMEALQKAQAEIQRLHTEKERYEESMKKAFMRGVCALNIEALSMFQTGEQGRQERDALLSGEEPSSSSMTSRPLRPTSSARLSPIPMESPVQPVPTRSNTEDIETEQFPHRPGSSTAVSWADALPSTMTVNTTVPPGGSTSSARQSTARIVTAGQQKAPKMVTARITGRSELAKTSRPPSKVHVMGVVPPMSSVVVERHHPVTQLTVGQATAAKFPRSAHQSRTGSSTKSSSSQPRGHASSAFHFHSIKVVD, translated from the exons ATGTCCTCAGATGAAGGAGAGCGCCACAGTCCAGAGCTACCGAGGGATTCAGACAGAGGCAGCTCAGTGTCTTCTGAACTTCAA GACGAGTATGAAGAACTTCTCCGCTTTGCTGTGGTCACTCCTAAATATGAACCAACTCTTCCATCACAGCTAATGACCAGCACATTCCCCCAGAGGAGTGTCCAGGGTTCAGGTTTAATAAATACCTTAAGACTTCAGGAGCATACAG GCACTGCAGAAAATGGGAGAGGGTCTGCAGCTGGGCGTGAAGTGATCTTACCTAGAGCTGCTTCACAGTTAGGAGGATCCAGACCACAGTCTCAGAATTCTGAAG CATTGTCTTCAGTAGAGGAGGTGGCATCCAGGTCTGAAGGAGAGTCAGAAAGGCATTCTGGATCAGATAGATCAGACAGATCTGGGCCAAGCAGTCCAGGTCCTGTGATTACATCTCTGACTGAGATGTTTATCTCTGAGGAGAACCTGAACAGGATGGAGAACATTCTGGACATCTGGAGCAACAACTTGAAG AGTAATGTGATGACGGAGCTCCGGAAATGGAAACTGGCCTTCGTGGAGCAGCACAGGCTGGAGTTGAAGAAGGAGAGGGAAAAACATGCAGCACACATAGCAGGCATTAATGCAGAGATGGATGGCCTCAAAGAACTGCTCAACACCTACCAGATCTCCAATCAGAGGAAGGATGAG GTGATTGTGAACCTCACACGGGCGGTTGACAGGCAGCGGGAGCGTCTGGAGCTGATGAGGAACTTCACCCAGTGGAGGATCAAACACTGCGCTGCCAAGGAGGAG GCACAGAGCAGCAGGCTGGCAGAGCAGCACTACCATCTGCAGTTAAAGAAGAAGGTGTGGGCTGCCTGGCACTCGCTCATCGAGAGAGACTGGAGGGAGAGGGTGGAGCGAGCCTGTCAAGCTCGTGCTGAAGACGTCTGCCAGCAGCTGTCTGCAGACTACGAGGCTAAGATGCTGGAG CATATGGAAGCCCTGCAGAAAGCCCAGGCTGAGATCCAGAGACTGCACACAGAGAAAGAACGTTATGAAGAGTCCATGAAGAAGGCTTTCATGCGTGGTGTCTGCGCCCTCAATATCGAGGCTCTCAGCATGTTTCAGACGGGAGAACAGGGCAGACAGGAGCGCG atGCTTTACTCTCAGGGGAGGAGCCCAGCTCTAGCTCAATGACCAGTCGTCCACTTCGGCCCACGTCTTCTGCCCGCCTTAGCCCAATACCCATGGAGTCTCCGGTGCAGCCAGTCCCCACACGCAGTAATACAGAAGACATTGAAACA GAGCAATTTCCTCATCGGCCTGGCTCTAGTACTGCAGTCAGCTGGGCAGATGCACTGCCCTCCACTATGACTGTAAATACTACAGTACCACCAGGGGGCAGTACAAGCTCTGCTagacag TCCACTGCACGAATAGTAACAGCTGGTCAGCAGAAAGCCCCCAAGATGGTGACTGCACGCATAACTGGACGCTCTGAGCTAGCCAAGACAAGCCGCCCCCCCAGCAAAGTACATGTGATGGGTGTGGTCCCGCCCATGAGCTCGGTCGTTGTGGAACGACACCATCCCGTCACTCAG CTCACTGTTGGTCAGGCAACAGCGGCCAAGTTCCCTCGCTCTGCTCACCAGAGTCGGACTGGATCCAGCACAAAGAGTTCCTCCAGCCAGCCCAGAGGACACGCCTCCTCTGCATTCCACTTCCACTCCATCAAAGTAGTAGACTAA
- the LOC125787029 gene encoding E3 SUMO-protein ligase ZBED1-like: METENVKKTSSDSITQVDPPTNTAQGSNDEEIVEKNGPTNSVVWRYFGYLKSDKRQSSVHCRLCRKHVPTKTGNTTNLFYHLKQCHTLEHTECKHLQSQIKASTGGPSKTTTSVMPMQQQTVVSAFSAAMPYNKKTKRHGDITNAITYFIGKDMMPINTVENDGFKRLIKVLDPRYQLPGRKHFSHTALPQLYTECREKVENELQSVSYFATTSDLWSSRTSEPYLSLTAHFIDNDWNLKSKCLQTAYFPEDHTGEIMALGLAEALASWGLSEAKQVCITTDSGTNIVKATSINNWTRLQCFGHVLHSAVGKLMRRILYLLRLKLHIQLRQTARMSLKSH; the protein is encoded by the coding sequence atggaGACGGAAAACGTTAAAAAAACCTCAAGCGACAGCATTACCCAGGTAGACCCCCCAACCAACACAGCCCAAGGCTCAAATGATGAGGAAATCGTTGAAAAAAATGGTCCGACGAATTCGGTTGTGTGGAGGTATTTTGGATACTTAAAGTCGGACAAGAGGCAAAGCAGCGTTCACTGCAGACTGTGTCGCAAGCATGTTCCCACAAAGACAGGTAATACTACCAATCTTTTTTACCATCTGAAGCAGTGCCATACTTTAGAGCACACGGAATGCAAGCATTTACAGTCCCAGATCAAAGCAAGCACCGGTGGTCCATCTAAAACAACAACCAGTGTGATGCCCATGCAACAGCAGACCGTAGTGTCTGCTTTCTCCGCCGCGATGCCATACAACAAAAAAACGAAGAGACACGGTGATATAACAAATGCGATAACCTATTTTATTGGAAAAGATATGATGCCAATAAACACGGTTGAAAATGACGGATTTAAGCGGCTGATAAAAGTACTTGACCCCCGTTACCAACTACCTGGCCGTAAACATTTCTCTCACACGGCACTTCCCCAGCTATACACGGAGTGCAGAGAGAAAGTTGAAAACGAACTGCAAAGTGTGTCCTACTTCGCGACCACGTCAGATTTGTGGTCAAGTCGCACTTCCGAACCTTATTTGAGCCTCACTGCCCACTTCATTGACAATGACTGGAATTTGAAAAGCAAATGTCTTCAAACCGCCTACTTTCCTGAAGACCATACAGGCGAAATAATGGCTTTAGGACTGGCAGAAGCACTTGCATCCTGGGGACTAAGTGAAGCCAAACAAGTCTGCATCACAACAGACAGTGGAACAAATATAGTAAAGGCAACATCAATTAACAACTGGACACGGCTGCAGTGCTTCGGGCATGTACTTCACTCTGCTGTTGGTAAGTTGATGAGAAGAATTTTATATTTGTTGCGACTTAAATTGCATATCCAACTCAGACAAACTGCAAGAATGAGCTTGAAATCTCACTAA